One part of the Solanum dulcamara chromosome 8, daSolDulc1.2, whole genome shotgun sequence genome encodes these proteins:
- the LOC129899888 gene encoding uncharacterized protein LOC129899888 — translation MDDHTYVFKVEGCMRYLTNIVPRGWKYLELICVDKLAEHPYFTRSKASKDSFPDQNLLERKRKMTGNNDNAGLTDIVVTDPVIAEQNELIAQLVQQIAEMRVEIRKNRELSNLAIAANTPVPGEGRPPFHFPSPNSSTEHTCPQNYQAPQNTQNPPFTPPLPQKTPFQIPIPNEPYANGFELDHYEEQEREWRAKEETTKWNMKEEIMKAMKEFHYTPDVSGLNYEDLCIHPNLDLPEGFKVPKFDTFGGTGNPLAHLRAYCDQLVGVGKNEALLMRLFSRSLSGEALEWFSTQEIKQWSNWNALAKDFIERFAYNVEIVPDRYSLEKIKQKSAESYREYAYRWRKEAARVRPPMTEKEIIEVFVRNQEPEYYDRMLLLVGAKFAEVVKIGETIEDGLKTGRITHVAIQTGPSGLFKKKREDVSFISHAPDKRLQRSSNFSSRKTSPSKIYPPSPQNSYPMFYVQPSYQTPPPNYLPPHYQNAPRGYQTPQCPNFRTPASLYQNRPSYRHVPPPPQNNCNLTQSNFENRPARIFTPLVESRTKLFERLRDAGIIHPIAPKSTDISSRFFRADQTCAYHSNSIGHDTETCVNLKHKIQDLIDREVVTLQTAAPNVNNNPLPNHEG, via the exons ATGGACGATCATACCTATGTGTTTAAAGTTGAAGGTTGTATGCGCTATTTGACAAACATTGTCCCGCGGGGTTGGAA gtatttagaattgatctgtgttgatAAACTGGCCGAGCACCCTTATTTCACGAGATCAAAAGCTTCTAAAGATTCCTTCCCTGATCAAAATCTGTtagaaaggaaaaggaaaatgaCTGGCAATAATGACAACGCAGGTTTGACGGATATTGTTGTGACAGACCCTGTCATCGCTGAACAAAATGAGTTGATTGCACAGTTGGTGCAACAAATCGCCGAAATGAGAGTTGAGATACGAAAAAATCGAGAGTTGTCAAATCTGGCTATTGCCGCCAACACCCCGGTTCCAGGCGAGGGAAGGCCTCCATTCCATTTCCCTTCTCCAAATTCAAGTACGGAACAT ACATGTCCCCAAAATTACCAAGCTCCTCAAAATACACAAAATCCCCCATTCACCCCTCCCTTGCCTCAAAAAACACCTTTCCAAATCCCAATCCCAAATGAACCTTATGCCAATGGTTTTGAACTTGATCACTATGAGGAACAAGAAAGAGAGTGGAGGGCGAAGGAAGAGACAACCAAATGGAACATGAAAGAGGAGATCATGAAAGCCATGAAGGAGTTTCATTACACTCCGGATGTTTCAGGATTAAATTACGAAGATTTGTGTATCCACCCGAATTTAGACCTTCCCGAGGGGTTCAAAgtgccaaaatttgatactTTCGGAGGAACCGGGAATCCTTTGGCTCATCTGAGGGCGTATTGTGATCAACTAGTAGGAGTTGGGAAGAACGAGGCTTTGCTAATGCGGCTCTTTAGCCGAAGTTTAAGCGGAGAGGCTTTGGAATGGTTCAGCACCCAAGAAATAAAACAATGGTCCAATTGGAACGCTCTGGCCAAAGATTTTATCGAGAGGTTTGCGTACAATGTGGAGATCGTTCCCGATCGTTATTCTTTGGAGAAAATCAAACAAAAGTCTGCTGAAAGTTATCGAGAGTACGCCTATCGTTGGAGGAAAGAGGCTGCCAGAGTGAGACCTCCCATGACTGAGAAAGAGATTATTGAAGTCTTTGTACGCAATCAAGAGCCTGAGTACTATGACAGGATGTTGTTGCTCGTAGGAGCGAAATTTGCTGAGGTGGTCAAAATTGGTGAGACCATTGAAGACGGTCTTAAGACCGGAAGGATTACCCATGTGGCCATCCAAACTGGGCCTTCAGgtttgttcaaaaagaaaagagaagatgtGTCCTTTATTTCTCATGCGCCTGACAAAAGGTTACAAAGATCATCCAATTTTAGCTCCAGAAAAACCTCACCCTCCAAAATTTATCCCCCATCTCCACAAAATTCCTACCCAATGTTTTACGTTCAGCCGAGTTATCAAACTCCGCCTCCTAATTACCTGCCTCCGCACTATCAAAATGCTCCTCGTGGCTACCAAACTCCACAATGCCCAAATTTCCGAACTCCCGCATCTTTATACCAAAATCGTCCTAGTTATCGTCATGTACCCCCACCCCCACAAAATAACTGTAACCTTACCCAATCCAATTTTGAAAATAGGCCTGCTAGGATTTTTACTCCTCTAGTGGAAAGTCGGACTAAGCTGTTTGAAAGACTGAGAGATGCAGGTATTATTCATCCCATTGCACCTAAATCGACTGATATAAGCTCGAGATTCTTCAGAGCCGACCAAACATGTGCGTATCATTCCAACAGTATAGGGCATGATACTGAAACTTGTGTTAATTTGAAGCATAAGATTCAGGATCTGATTGATCGGGAGGTCGTCACTCTCCAAACCGCTGCTCCCAATGTTAATAATAACCCCTTGCCGAATCATGAGGGGTGA